In the Candidatus Bathyarchaeum sp. genome, GCTGCAACTCCGCTGTCGATGTTTACAACAGCTAAACCTAACGAGCAAGACTGAAGCATCGACATAAGAGTGCTTACTCCTTTTTCGCCTAGACCATAACTGTTAGAGGTTGGAACAGCAATAACCGGAACATCAACCATTCCCGCAACTACAGACGCCAACGCCCCTTCCCTGCCAGCAACAACTATCAAAACGTCGATGTCTTCTTTTATCATGTTTTTCAAAGGAGCAATCAACCGATGAATTCCTGCTACTCCAACATCATAGGAAGTAATTACTTCGCAGCCCATGGATTCACAGATAATTTTTGCTTCTTCAGCAACAGTAATGTCTGAGGTTCCAGCAGTAATCACGCCAACTTTTCCACCAGTGGACGAGACAACAAAATCTTTCTTTGTTACAACAAGCATATGAGCTGCATCAAAAACCTGCAAAACAGCATCCTTAGGAATTATCCCTTTAACAGCATCGATTTGCTGGGGACTGCATCTGCTCACTATTGAACGCCCACGAGAATTCAACATTTTAACAATAATGTCGGTCAGGTGATTGGTGTTTTTTCCGTCTGCCAATATGACTTCGGGAATACCTTTTCGCAGTTCTCGGTGGCTGTCGATACTTGCTACGTTTTCTATTTCGTCAATTGCCAGTATTCTTAGCAATTTTTCGGCTTCAGTAACAGAAACTTGATTTTTTGCAACGTTTTCAAGAATTTCACGCAACGTGTTCATACCGAATTCACAGTCCATAAGAAAGTAAACAATTATATCATTATGATTGCTCCCATTAAAATAACCATATTGTGTGAATCCCATGCAAAAACATAACAGAATAGCAGTTATCGACTGCCAAATGGCAGGCGTAGCAGGAGACATGATTCTAGCTGCCCTTCTTGACCTTGGAGCAAACACCAAAAAAGTAACAGATGCCATAAAATCGTTGGAAAATCCAAGTTATGGATATGAAGAAATCTCAATCGACCTCAAACAAACAACAAACAAAGATTTCAAAGCAACAACAATCGATGTGACCTCCAAAACTGCGTCTCATATGCATGGGGATAAGTTAATAGAAATTGTAGAAAAATGCACACAAAGTTTGGAGATTTCATCAAAAGCCAAACAATTTGCGTCAAACACAATTCACACCCTAATTGAGACAGAGGCAAAAATGCACAACACCAGCATGGACCATACCCACATGCATGAAGTAGGACTAGTAGATACTGCCGCAGAAATCATAGGCACAGCAGTAGCTTTAGATGACCTTGGATTATTTGATGCAAAAATCTATTCAACCCCAGTTTCTGTTGGCGGGGGATTGTTCAAATTCTCCCATGGCACTGTTTCGAGTCCAGCTCCAGCAACACTAGCAATTTTTCAATCTAAACATTTTCCAATTCAAGGAGGACCAATCGAAAAAGAGTTGGCAACACCAACAGGTGCAGCAATTCTGGTTAACATAGTTAATGAGGTTAGTCGCTTTTATCCAGCTATTGTTCCCACAAAAATTGGTTACGGAGCAGGAACTAAATGCTTTGAAATTGTTCCCAACGTTTTGCGAATTACCATTGGGGATCGTGTAGACTACGGGCTTTCAAAAGAAGAAATTGCTGTTTTAGAAACAAACCTTGATGACGTCACCGGAGAAATTCTTAGTTACACAATTGACGTGCTGATTGAAAAAGGGGCAAAAGACGTAACTGTAGTTCAGGGGGTAACAAAAAAGGGCAGACCTAACCAAATTCTAAAAGTGGTAGTTGACAAGACAGATGTTGAACGTTTATCTCGGATAATTATGGATGAAACAGGAACCCTTGGGGTTCGAGCCATTTTTTGCGAAAGGCGAGTGATTAACCGCGAACTTGTTCAAATAGAAGTATCAATTGATGAAAAAATCGAAAAAGTAGCAGTTAAAGTTGCCAAGGACAACCACGGCAAAATTGTTCAAATAAAGCCTGAGTTTGAAGATATAAAATGGCTGGCACACAAATCAAAAAAACCAGCAATAGAAATCTCACGATTGGTTATGACAAAAGCCCAGCAAGTTTTAAGCCAAAAAGAGTGATTTCCAGTGGTTAATCTGGACAATAAAATTGAAGAACTCAAGCAATTTATTGCAAACAAAGGAAAAAACGGCGTAGTAATCGCTTTTTCGGGGGGAGTTGACAGCACAACACTAGTGGCGTTGTGTTATGAGGTATTGGGAGTAAAAGCAGTAGCGGTAACGGCAATGTCTCCAACATACACAACTGAAGAACTAGAAGATGCAAAACAGGCAGCAAAACAAATTGGAATAAAACAACACATAGTAAAATCGGATGAATTATCAAACGAAGAATTCAGTAAAAACCCTGAAAACCGTTGTTACTTTTGCAAAAAAGAGCTACTAAAACAGATGCAAATAATTGCACAGAAACTGGGTTTTGAAGCAATTTTTGAAGGAACTAACTTCAGCGAATTAACTGGACACAGACCTGGTTTTGTTGCAGTTCAAGAATCAGAAAAAGTTTACAGTCCATGGGCAATTAACAAGTTTACTCGAGAAGAAATTTGTCAAATAGCCAAACAATTAAGGCTCTCTGTTTGTGACAAGCCATCTAATGCATGTTTGGCGTCTAGAATTTCTTTCAATGAACCAATTACTGTTGAAAAACTTCAAAGGATCGCAGAAGCGGAAAGAACTGTGCGAAAAATTGTGGGTGTTACTCAGCTTCGAGTCAGAGACCATGACGGTCTGGCGCGAATTGAGGTACCAAAAAATGAAGTAGAGCTTTTGGTTAAGCTTGATGTATTGAAGGAGATTGTTAAGAGTTTGAAGTTGTTGGGTTTTAGGTTTGTTACTGTTGACCTTGAAGGTTACCGCACAGGAAGCATGCTTGAAACATTAGATAAGTAAAGTTATGCATTTTTTATGCTAGTTATAGAAAGTTTAGGTGTAATAAAACATCTGTAGTAATACGATTTTTAAAATAAGTAATACTTATTAGCATGGGTTTTATTCCCTTTGTCAAGTTTGCTCAAAACCAAGGAAATGAACAACATGAAAATCCTGATATGTGGAAAAGGCGGCAGCGGAAAAAGCACAATTTCTGCCTTGCTCGCAAAAAATCTGCAAAACAAAGGATACCGCGTGTTAGTCGTAGACACTGACGAATCAAACTACGGACTTAGCACCCAGCTAGGCATGAAAGACCCAAAAGAACTCATGGAACTGCTCGGAGGCAAAAAGACCGTAGTAAACAAAATGATGGACGCCTTCGCAAGCGGAAAACGCACAGCGGTATTTGATGAACAATGGACCATCGACCAAATTCCCAAGGAATGTGTCGCAAAAAAAGACAACGTGTACCTGCTTCAAATCGGAAAAGTCAAACATTACGGAGAAGGATGCGCATGCCCCATGGGTGGACTGTCCCGCGATTTTGTTTACAACCTTAAACTGAAACCAAAGGATGTAGCAATAGTAGATACCGAAGCAGGCATCGAACATCTAGGTCGCGGAGTAGAAAGCGGAGTCGACCTAATCATCATGGTTTTAGACCCATCATATGAATCAATTAAACTGTCCAAAAAACTCTGCACCATGGCCCACGAAGCATACAAGACAGTCTATTTTGTGTTAAACAAAATCGATGAAAACCTTTCTGTCACGATGTTAGATAAACTAGGCAAAACCCGAGTAATCGCACAAATTCCATTCAACAAAAACATTCAAGAAAAAGGGTTACTAGGCGAAGAACTCGACATAAACACGCCCGAAATTGAGGCAATCACAAATTTTGTAATTCAAAAATCCGAGGAGGAAAACTAAATGGTAAAAAAAATATATGTTATAGCATCAGTTGCAATTGTGGCTGTTGTTTTAATTGCCGCAATTGCAGTTTTATTTAATCCGGACACTTCTGAACCCACAGTAGAGGAACCTGAAACCCGCGAAATCGTAGACATGGCGGGTCGCACCGTGACTGTTCCCATTGAAGTCAATCGCGTTGTTGCAATATGTTCTGGTTGCTTACGGATTCTCACTTACATGGACGCCACTGACCTAATATGCGCAGTTGAAGAAACAGAAACAGACCCTACTGGACGACCATACGCTATGGCCCACCCAGAATACGCTTCATTACCCATAATTGGGCCAGCCCATGGTGGAGATAACGAACTAATTGCAGCCCAAAATCCAGATATAATATTTGCCTCAGACGCAAGAAATCCAGACTTTGACGCGATACAGGAGCAAACAGGAATACCTGTTGTTTGTATCGCTTATGGTGGATTGGACACAGAAGAAGAAACTCAAAAGTTCTATGATGGACTTACTCTCATTGGTAAAATACTGCATAAAGAAGACAGAGCTACTGAAGTCATCAACTATTTTGAAGGCATAATCGATGACCTTGACAGCCGAACCCGTGACGTACCTGATTCAGAAAAATTGTCCGTTTATGTTGGTGGGCTTTCATCAGCTGGGAAACATGGAATAACTTCAACAAATGCATACTATGCACCATTTACTCTAACGAATTCACTCAACGTGGTTACTGACGAGATGGCTGGTGGATCAACTAACGTTGTGAGTATAGATGCCGAAGTCATCCCTGACCTTAATCCTGACATCATATTCATTGACTACAGCGGTCTAAGCCTTTGTCAAGAAGATGTGGCAAACTATGCAGATGTTTATGGATCGTTAGATACAATACAAAACAACATGACGTACGGTGTAATGGGCTACAACTGGTATCATCTAAACTTTGAGGTGGTGCTAACCGACGCATACTATATTGGAACTGTTCTTTATCCAGACCAGTTTTCAGACATAGACCCCGTTGAAAAAGCTAATGAAATCTACACTTTCATGGTTGGCGCAGATGTATACGATGAAATGGTAGAAATCTATGGTCCATTCGGCACCCTAAACCTACGCTGAGGGAAACAGTAGATGCAAAAAACTATTCTCTGGGCAACAACGTGCCCAGCCCCATATTTTTGTTAAATCTTGAAAATTTACCCTAAAAGGAGCACATACTAATGAAAGAACTAAGTAATTTGTTAAATCCTTCATTTCCTAGATCACAGGCGTTTTCTACCCTGATAATGAAATCTTCAGAAGGACTAAAACGCTATTATTTGATAATGACTGCATGGGAAGATAAACTGTTTGAATACACAGTTACTGCCAAGACCGCTCAAGAAATAGCCCAGCAGTTAGGATATCACGAGGCTATGTCTCAGATGTTTTGTGATGCCCTGACAGAAGTTGGTCTGTTGCTAAAAGAGGAGGACAAATACAGTAATTCTCCCCTGACACGCAACTACTTAACTAAATCCTCTTCACGATACATGAGACACACTCTTGAAAACCTGAAAAAAACTGCCAAACGATGGAGCCAACTGCCAACATTACTTAGGCAAGGACCAATCATCAAAGAAAAATCAGAAGTGTTTGGTCACGATTGGATAACCCGTATCGCTGAAGGGGCAGAAGCAGGGTCTGTTTTCAATACAATTAAAGTTGTAACAAATTATCTGAACATCCAACGTTGGAAAAGACTTCTTGACATCGGTGGAGGGCACGGCTTGTACTCTATTGCTTTTGCTGCCCTTAATCCCGAACTTGAAGCGTTTGTTTTTGATCGTCCACAAATAACTCCAATAACATGCAAATACATTGACGAATATGACGCACAAAGAGTTCACGTGATTTCTGGAGACTTTTATACTGACAATATCGGTGAAGGTTATGATGCCATATTTTCATCCTTTAATCAAAGTTGTAGTGACCCCGAACTTATTCCAAAACTTGTAAATGCATTACAACCGAACGGAGATTTAGTTTTGCGCAGATTCAAAGATAATTCTAGAGAAAGTGCTTTGAAAGTTTTGGATTGGAATTTTGTCCAGTTTGAAGGAAAGAAAATCGGCAGCAAGCCTCATTCTAGCAGCAAAATCATTGAGCGAAATGAATATGTTAAGAATCTAGAATCGTCTGGCTTAATCGTTCTTGATATTGTTCCGGTGGATGAAATGTCTGAGATAGTTTTTGCACGCAAGCCTTCGACGTTCAGGAGCACCCATTAATGGCCGATCATCAAACTGACAAAAATAAACCAGATGACACATCTGATTACACCAAATATATTGGGAAAAAAATATCCTTCATTATTTTGACTGCTGTTGCTTTGGTTGCAGTCATTTTGATTGCAACCTCAATTGGTTCGGCTAACCTCTCCATCTCTGAAGTACTTGAACAGATAATCAACCAAAGCGGAATCGCGTGGACCATCCGTTTTCCGCGGGTGCTGGTAGGTGTGGTTGCTGGTGCTATGCTGGCAGTTACCGGCGCAGTCATGCAGTGTATCCTCAAAAACCCTTTAAGTGAACCATATACCCTTGGTTTAAGTCAAGCTGCAGCTTTTGGCGCTGCATTTTCTATCATGTTTCTTGGCGGAGGCAGCATGTACAGCAACTCCAAGGATGCCGTGATAATTAGTAACCAGTACACTGTAACTATCTGTGCATTTTGTTTCTGTTTGATATCCACAATTGTTATTCTTGCCCTCACTAGCTTAACCCGAGTTTCTCCAGAATCTATAGTCCTGTCAGGCGTAGTAATGGGCTCCATTTTTGGGGCTGCACGAACGGGATTACAATACTTTGCAAATGAAATTCAGCTCTCCTCTATGGTTTATTGGACATTTGGGGACCTTAGTCGCATAACATGGGACAATCTGATTCTGCTTGTCTGCATTTGTGTACCTGTCCTCATATACTTCATTTACAACCGCTGGAACTATAACGCAATCGACGCGGGAGTAGATACCGCGAGCAGTCTGGGCGTAAACGTGAATCGACATGTCCGGATAGGCATGGTGCTTTGTTCACTTATTGCCGCGTTGATTGTCTCTTTGATGGGGGTAATCGGGTTTGTGGGCTTGTTGGCTCCCCATATTGTCCGCTGGATAATTGGCTCCGATCACCGGTTTGTGATTCCTGCATCTGCCCTATTGGGAGCATTAATCCTGTTGGGGTCTGATACTGTAGCACGCACAATAATTTCCCCATTGGTGCTTCCTGTTGGTGTAATAACTTCGTTCCTTGGTGGACCCTTGTTTCTTATTATATTGATTCGGAGGTATAGAAAATGAAACTAAAAGTGAGAGATGTGGAATTTGCATACAAAAGTAACCCAGTTCTAGAAAACATACAAATGACTGTAAACGCAAATGAAGTACTAGCAATTTTAGGACCTAACGGAGTGGGAAAAACTACACTTCTGAAATGTCTTAATGGTCTGTTGAAGACTCGTAATGGAACAATTTTGGTTGACGGCGAAGAACTAAAGAAAATGAACCGCGTCGAGGTTGCTAAACGGATCAGTTATGTACCTCAAAGGGCCGATGTGTCACAAGTTACGGTTTTTGACTCAGTATTACTTGGCAGAAAACCTCACATTACTTGGGATGTTTCAAAAAAAGACCTCGCTTTAACTAAGGATATGATTGACCGTCTTGGTTTAAGTGAACTGTCATTAAAGTATATCACTGAAATAAGCGGCGGTGAACTGCAGAAAGTTCAAATTGCACGTGCTTTGGTACAGGAACCCAAAGTTTTGTTGCTGGACGAACCTACCAGCAGTCTTGATTTGTGCAACCAACACCAAATAATGTCTACTTTGGTTGACGTTGTCAAAAACAACGACATAAGCGCAATCATGACCCTGCACGACATCAACCTCGCGTTGCGTTACGCAGACAAATTCATTATGCTAAAAGACGGAACAATTTTTGCAGGAGGAGACCACACAGTAATAACCCCTCAAAACATAGAGGCAGTCTATAATCTGCCTGTTAACGTGGCAAACTTCATGGGGCGACCGATAATCGTTCCCTTGTAGTTATTTTTTATGCAATTTTTGGGGCTTTTAACTAAAGTAATACCGTGGAAATCCTGACAGTTAATTTATTTTTTCCAAAGGAAAATCAATTAAGTTTAATAGCCCCTTTTAGGTCAATACTGCAAGATAACGGAGAGAACAAAGTTTGAGTGACCAAGCCCAAGGACAGTACTACATGCCTGGAGCCACCACAGTAGGCGTAGTTTTTGATGGCGGAGTGGTTTTAGCCGCAGAAAAACGAGTGACCTATGGTTCCATGATAATGAGCAAAACCGGAAAAAAGGTTTTCAAAATCACTGAACAAGTCGGAGCAGCATGTGCAGGATTGGTTTCGGACATGCAAAATTTGACACGAGAAATCTCTGCCCAAGCAACACTGTTTACCCTTAACACAAAACGCCTCATGAGTGTAAAAGCTGCATCCAAAGTAACAGCAAACGTGTTGTTCAACAGGAAAATGTCCCCCTTATACACCCAAACAATCGTGGGAGGAATGGACGGCGAAGTTGCAGAAATATATGTTTTGGATGTTTTGGGTTCCCTTTTGCCTGACGATTACGCAGCAGTAGGCACAGGAGCCACCATGGCAACAGGTGTTCTGGAACAAGGTTACAAAGAAAAAATGACCCAAGAAGAAGCAAAAGCCCTAGCCCTTAAGGCGATAAAATCTGCAGTACGCAGAGATTCCATGAGCGGCAACGGCGTAGACGTGATGATAATCACAAAAGATGGGATACAAGAAGAAACCACCAACTTTTAAGAACAAAAAATGGTTTCATAATCCAACAATTTCTTTTTGTCTAAAACCTTTTTGTTCAAAAACCTTAATACTATAGTAAGGTTGACTTTCCCAGTAGTCAGAGGCAAACAAGTTGACGTTTCAGTTGACCCTTGATGAGGGAAAAATTCTAGTAAACCTTGCACGGCAAACAGTTACAATTTACTTACAGACAGGAAAAATCCTGAAAGCTCCTATAGATGTTTCCCCAAAACTAATGGAACCTTGTGGAGTTTTTGTCACCTTAAATTCTGTTAACAATGGAACAAAGCGCCTTAGGGGCTGTATTGGTTTGCCTTATCCGACCTCGCCTCTTGTTAATGCAGTTATTGAAGCAGCAGTTAGTGCGGCAACTCAAGATCCACGTTTTCCACCAGTTGTGGTTCAAGAACTAGACAACATAGTTTTTGAAGTCAGCGTGTTGACACCTCCAGAGCTTGTTAAAGTTGAAAAACCAACTGATTACGCGTCTAAAATCAAGGTTGGAAGGGACGGCTTGATTCTTGAGCAGGGTTATCATAAGGGCTTGTTGTTGCCTCAGGTTCCGGTTGAGTGGAAATGGGACCCTGAAGAATTTTTGTGTCAAACTGCAGTGAAAGCAGGATTATCTCCTGATGCTTGGCTACTAAAGGGCACCAAAATTTACCGTTTTGAAGGGATAATTTTTGAAGAAGTTACACCCACAGGCGATGTGAAACAAAAGGAAATTTGAAGGAAACTAAAGTCATGCGTGTTTTTTTTACGCCGTCTGGGGCGGGTTTGGGTCATGTTGGTCGTTGTATTCCGATAGCAAGAAAACTGCAACAAGAAGGAGCTGAAATGCTATTTTCAACATACAATGAAGGCTTCAAGTATGTTCAAAAAGAAGGCTTCAAAGTCATAGAAGCCCCTGACATCGGAGTACAAGTAAAACACGATGGCAGTATCGATTTTCGTTTAACAACTGTAGACCCTGGACCCTTTCTTACAGTATACAAAATCGCCAAACAAATAGACGCAGAAATCGACTACATCCAAGCCTTCGAACCTGACATTGTAGTTTCGGATTCTAGAGCGTCCTCTTTGGTTGCGGCAAAATTTTTGGACATTCCAAGAATCTGCATACTCAACCAGTTTCAGGTGTTTATTCCCCGACGAAACAGGTTCCTTAAACTTGCCAGAATCGCAGACGCCACCACATTAACTTTGGTAGGAAAAGTATGGGCAGAAGTAAACCACATACTGGTTCCAGATTTTCCGCCCCCTTACACGATTTCTAACAAGAACTTCAACATTCCAAAAGCATATCACAAAAAAATAAAGTATATTGGTCCAATTCTTCCAAAAAGTTCCAAAGATTTGCCCGAAAAAACTGTTCTTCGCAAAAAACTAGGATTACCAGAAGACAAACCCATCATTTTTGCACCTATCAGTGGACCCCCCAAAGAACGAGCGTATTTTACGGGTTTACTTCGGCAAATTTTCACCCACTTTCCTCACGATTACCAAATAGTCATGTCCCTTGGATACCCCAACGTGAAATCGGAAACCCCAGTCAACGGGAACATGATAGTTCACGGGTGGATACCAAACCGTTTTGAATACCTCAAAGCCTGCGACATCGTAATTAGCCGAGGAGGACACGGAACCTTATCTCAGTCAATTTGTTATGGTAAACCAACCATTTTGGTTCCTACACCAAGTCACACAGAACAGTTCAATAACGCAGAAAAAGCCGTAGAACTGGGAGTGACAGAAATCATACGCCAAGAAGACCTCAACAAACAAACGTTACTTGGTGCAGTTCAAAAACTGTTAACAAACAAGTACCAAGAAAACGCAAAACAGCTACAAACCAAAATCCAAGACTGGAACGGACTAGAAATCGCCACAAAAATAATCACAGAAACAGCAAACAGCAACTGAGTTGACAATTTAGATTGTTAATCCTCAAATTTTTGGTTAATTTAAAATAAAAAATTATGTTTTTGATGTTTTGTACATTTTTTTCTTAAAACTGTAAAGGACTAATGTTGCGATTCCAATAAAAGGCAAAACAGTCCAAAGAGAAAATTCTGGAATCGCACTGATTTTGACGGGATTAATTAAAGGATAGTTGTCAGTGTTGTTTTCGTAAACAACATATGGGCTGTCACCAATGTTGTCCGCATTGTTGTCTTTGCCAATGTAGTCGTTCCAGTAGTTGCCCTCTTTGCCATTGTCCCAAGTGTTTCCTTCAGAATAGTATGTGCTCGGAAAAGGATAGAAAAATTCGTGCTGTTCGTAAACGGATACGGGATTTGAGATAAAATTATTATGGTAAAATGTGTTGTTGTCTGAAAATGCAAGGTAAACAGCGTACTGGCTGCTTCTCGAAATGTTGTTTGCCACAAAAGTGTTTTCGTCTCCACTGACCAACTTGATTGCGTTTTTGCAGTCCGTAATCAGGTTATTGAGAACAAAATTGTTTTGAACGCCAT is a window encoding:
- a CDS encoding TIGR00296 family protein, with product MTFQLTLDEGKILVNLARQTVTIYLQTGKILKAPIDVSPKLMEPCGVFVTLNSVNNGTKRLRGCIGLPYPTSPLVNAVIEAAVSAATQDPRFPPVVVQELDNIVFEVSVLTPPELVKVEKPTDYASKIKVGRDGLILEQGYHKGLLLPQVPVEWKWDPEEFLCQTAVKAGLSPDAWLLKGTKIYRFEGIIFEEVTPTGDVKQKEI
- a CDS encoding iron ABC transporter permease — encoded protein: MADHQTDKNKPDDTSDYTKYIGKKISFIILTAVALVAVILIATSIGSANLSISEVLEQIINQSGIAWTIRFPRVLVGVVAGAMLAVTGAVMQCILKNPLSEPYTLGLSQAAAFGAAFSIMFLGGGSMYSNSKDAVIISNQYTVTICAFCFCLISTIVILALTSLTRVSPESIVLSGVVMGSIFGAARTGLQYFANEIQLSSMVYWTFGDLSRITWDNLILLVCICVPVLIYFIYNRWNYNAIDAGVDTASSLGVNVNRHVRIGMVLCSLIAALIVSLMGVIGFVGLLAPHIVRWIIGSDHRFVIPASALLGALILLGSDTVARTIISPLVLPVGVITSFLGGPLFLIILIRRYRK
- a CDS encoding P-loop NTPase codes for the protein MLKTKEMNNMKILICGKGGSGKSTISALLAKNLQNKGYRVLVVDTDESNYGLSTQLGMKDPKELMELLGGKKTVVNKMMDAFASGKRTAVFDEQWTIDQIPKECVAKKDNVYLLQIGKVKHYGEGCACPMGGLSRDFVYNLKLKPKDVAIVDTEAGIEHLGRGVESGVDLIIMVLDPSYESIKLSKKLCTMAHEAYKTVYFVLNKIDENLSVTMLDKLGKTRVIAQIPFNKNIQEKGLLGEELDINTPEIEAITNFVIQKSEEEN
- the larB gene encoding nickel pincer cofactor biosynthesis protein LarB translates to MNTLREILENVAKNQVSVTEAEKLLRILAIDEIENVASIDSHRELRKGIPEVILADGKNTNHLTDIIVKMLNSRGRSIVSRCSPQQIDAVKGIIPKDAVLQVFDAAHMLVVTKKDFVVSSTGGKVGVITAGTSDITVAEEAKIICESMGCEVITSYDVGVAGIHRLIAPLKNMIKEDIDVLIVVAGREGALASVVAGMVDVPVIAVPTSNSYGLGEKGVSTLMSMLQSCSLGLAVVNIDSGVAAGAVATLIANRVAKFRA
- a CDS encoding ABC transporter ATP-binding protein; this translates as MKLKVRDVEFAYKSNPVLENIQMTVNANEVLAILGPNGVGKTTLLKCLNGLLKTRNGTILVDGEELKKMNRVEVAKRISYVPQRADVSQVTVFDSVLLGRKPHITWDVSKKDLALTKDMIDRLGLSELSLKYITEISGGELQKVQIARALVQEPKVLLLDEPTSSLDLCNQHQIMSTLVDVVKNNDISAIMTLHDINLALRYADKFIMLKDGTIFAGGDHTVITPQNIEAVYNLPVNVANFMGRPIIVPL
- a CDS encoding iron ABC transporter substrate-binding protein codes for the protein MVKKIYVIASVAIVAVVLIAAIAVLFNPDTSEPTVEEPETREIVDMAGRTVTVPIEVNRVVAICSGCLRILTYMDATDLICAVEETETDPTGRPYAMAHPEYASLPIIGPAHGGDNELIAAQNPDIIFASDARNPDFDAIQEQTGIPVVCIAYGGLDTEEETQKFYDGLTLIGKILHKEDRATEVINYFEGIIDDLDSRTRDVPDSEKLSVYVGGLSSAGKHGITSTNAYYAPFTLTNSLNVVTDEMAGGSTNVVSIDAEVIPDLNPDIIFIDYSGLSLCQEDVANYADVYGSLDTIQNNMTYGVMGYNWYHLNFEVVLTDAYYIGTVLYPDQFSDIDPVEKANEIYTFMVGADVYDEMVEIYGPFGTLNLR
- the larE gene encoding ATP-dependent sacrificial sulfur transferase LarE — translated: MVNLDNKIEELKQFIANKGKNGVVIAFSGGVDSTTLVALCYEVLGVKAVAVTAMSPTYTTEELEDAKQAAKQIGIKQHIVKSDELSNEEFSKNPENRCYFCKKELLKQMQIIAQKLGFEAIFEGTNFSELTGHRPGFVAVQESEKVYSPWAINKFTREEICQIAKQLRLSVCDKPSNACLASRISFNEPITVEKLQRIAEAERTVRKIVGVTQLRVRDHDGLARIEVPKNEVELLVKLDVLKEIVKSLKLLGFRFVTVDLEGYRTGSMLETLDK
- the larC gene encoding nickel pincer cofactor biosynthesis protein LarC, with the translated sequence MQKHNRIAVIDCQMAGVAGDMILAALLDLGANTKKVTDAIKSLENPSYGYEEISIDLKQTTNKDFKATTIDVTSKTASHMHGDKLIEIVEKCTQSLEISSKAKQFASNTIHTLIETEAKMHNTSMDHTHMHEVGLVDTAAEIIGTAVALDDLGLFDAKIYSTPVSVGGGLFKFSHGTVSSPAPATLAIFQSKHFPIQGGPIEKELATPTGAAILVNIVNEVSRFYPAIVPTKIGYGAGTKCFEIVPNVLRITIGDRVDYGLSKEEIAVLETNLDDVTGEILSYTIDVLIEKGAKDVTVVQGVTKKGRPNQILKVVVDKTDVERLSRIIMDETGTLGVRAIFCERRVINRELVQIEVSIDEKIEKVAVKVAKDNHGKIVQIKPEFEDIKWLAHKSKKPAIEISRLVMTKAQQVLSQKE
- a CDS encoding acetylserotonin O-methyltransferase; this translates as MKELSNLLNPSFPRSQAFSTLIMKSSEGLKRYYLIMTAWEDKLFEYTVTAKTAQEIAQQLGYHEAMSQMFCDALTEVGLLLKEEDKYSNSPLTRNYLTKSSSRYMRHTLENLKKTAKRWSQLPTLLRQGPIIKEKSEVFGHDWITRIAEGAEAGSVFNTIKVVTNYLNIQRWKRLLDIGGGHGLYSIAFAALNPELEAFVFDRPQITPITCKYIDEYDAQRVHVISGDFYTDNIGEGYDAIFSSFNQSCSDPELIPKLVNALQPNGDLVLRRFKDNSRESALKVLDWNFVQFEGKKIGSKPHSSSKIIERNEYVKNLESSGLIVLDIVPVDEMSEIVFARKPSTFRSTH
- a CDS encoding proteasome subunit beta gives rise to the protein MPGATTVGVVFDGGVVLAAEKRVTYGSMIMSKTGKKVFKITEQVGAACAGLVSDMQNLTREISAQATLFTLNTKRLMSVKAASKVTANVLFNRKMSPLYTQTIVGGMDGEVAEIYVLDVLGSLLPDDYAAVGTGATMATGVLEQGYKEKMTQEEAKALALKAIKSAVRRDSMSGNGVDVMIITKDGIQEETTNF